Part of the Xiphophorus couchianus chromosome 19, X_couchianus-1.0, whole genome shotgun sequence genome is shown below.
TGAGGAAGGCTCTTTCTCTttggatgatggattgaacagctTTCTGTTCTGGGCTATTGTTTTGTAACCCACCTCCAGAGGTGCACCAGattaaaagagattttaaacCACATACACGTCAGACTTTTCAGATGTGGAAAAACCTTTCTAATAAACCATGTaagattttccttccacttatcAGCTATTCACTTTATtcgaaggggtgtgcataagaccaACATGACACTGTCGTAAACATGACAAAACGCCTGTCATGAACACGAAGGAGCCTTTGTGAATGTTTAttactgttgtcatgaagtatCATCTGGTATATACTGACACCCAAGGTCAGTATcttgacttttaatgcaaagttgactctctaaatggacttttaatgtaaaatttaatgcaaatttgcataaaaatgtaattattttctgaataatGCTAAgctgacacttttaatgtaacttttaatGCAGTAAGAGTTgcattatttaccaaaatacACTTCGTGACAACATTCATgaaggtgttatgtcatgtttatgacagtgtcatgtcagtcgtATGCACGTCCCCTCATGTAAAGTCTTACCACTTTAATTCATCccaatacttttacaaggctcTGCATTTTCAAATCCGATTTTGTTCCCAACAAATCCAAAGAATGATTcacattttaagaaagaaagGCACATTAATTCAAACACAATGGGGTGACGCACAAATACGCAAGGTACAACTGCTATGACGCATGCTCAGAGGTTTTGATTAGAtctctctccccctcctcctcctccgtctgtctccttctctctctctttctcccagACCAGAAGCGCctatatgtgtgtgttcagaCAGTGATGAAAGCGGCCAGCAGGTTcccataaaacacatttttgctctCTGTGGAGTGCAGCGAGGTGTGAGTATAGGTGCTGAGGCGCACCACTCTGTCCCTGAGGACAATCACTGCTGcggaaaaaagaagagagagagagagacagagaggagaaaagagCGAGAAGCTGAGAACAAATGGCCAAAAGGAGGTGATGAAGCGTTGGGAGACGTTCACTAAATGACTGAGGTGGGCCGTTTGTGAAGTTCAGCCCTGGTTCGCGCGACAGTAGGTGAGTGAATGCTGGGAagcgtttatttatttatttgtttttttttaaattacgcAGTTGTGTTTTATGCAATGCTCACAGCGCGTCTGGGTTGCTGTAATAAACCCACGGCAGGTCACCGGGACTGCTTGATTGATTCTGGCTGCCCTTTACCGATCAGGGCGCGCGCCCGGAGTGATGCGGAGGCGCGCTTTTCTCCCCCCCATTCAAGGATTTGTCATGGTTTACGACGTGGGCTGTCACTGTAGCTTGTAGCAGAATAATAACAGGTGCGCACACGCGCGCCGGACGGTCAATGCAAAGCGAAACCAGGAAACTGAAATCGATGAGTTGTTATTTGAGGTATGCAGTAAATTATAAAGATGAGAGCAAAAATCTTGCACCACCGCCAaagcgagaaaaaaaaccacacataCACAGTTTTCATCAGCCGTATTTAACTCCAGTCATACTTAATTCTAAGCATTATTCTTCTTAAATACTAAATGCTTTAGTGCTACTCATAGtagcactaaaaataaatggactTGACTATTAATAGTCCACAGGATGTCTCTTAATGGCATAAACAGACGTTGTATGTGCTCTCTCAGTTTGTAAAAGGTGTGCTGCTAACGCCAAGGACCTCACCTATGTGGTTGTGTGAGGTGCAAAAACAAGCTTTGCGAGTAGAAGACAGCGGCATTGCAGAGGCAGTCTGCATCACGCAGCACAGTAACTAACTGTGAAGAGAATAGTCAGACAGGAACATCCTGATCTCCTCCTGCACAATGTGTGTTTTTCGCGCTGCGGCCCGATCAGGTTTCATGTCGCCGCCAGTGAAAACAGGTGTGAGGGTGAATTTGTTGGGATGCCGTTCAGAGCACCTCTCGGCTCGTGTACGAGCATCCACATCTGCCAAAGAGCTGAGCTTTTACGCACAATTCACACTGATGCCTCGCCCCTGCGCTACGATGGAGATCAGACTGAATACATGAAATTATGAGATTAGCTGGGGCACCACTGACATGTTGGGATCCCAGAGCACGTTTTTAAGAAATacaagagggggaaaaaaactttctcaaTTGTGAGAGACTGAGTGATTTGAGTGTCTTCTGAAATAGGaacctctcttttttttttttttatcagtttgtaGAAATAGATTACAACAAATACTAATAAGTATGCATTTCATCCATGAGAAGAGGCAAATCTCATCCTGTTATAAATACTGTTGGAACCAGATACTTACATACACTGGATAAAAGgacaatctttatttttttcctcgcTGCATAAAACTAAGGTAGATTACACCTCCCCCTTTTAGGTTAGATATGATTTCTCaactttctatttattttctaactgaCAGAATAAATGGAGActtttacatacagtacagaccaaatgtttggacaccaaagtgtgtccaaacttttggtctgtattgagaACTTTTGGCCTGTACTGTATGTCTTTCTTTCAAATTCGGAAGTTTGCAAAGATTACGATTACTGTATTATGCTTTTTAAGCAATATAGGAACGTTCCTGATGACATGGAATTTTAAGCTTTTGATCAACTTGTAACATCTTTGTTAAACTGAGGTAAACTGgtggatgtattttaaagcCAAACCAAAATTTTCTGTTGTAACatgatgggggggggggggggggggggggggagacaaaaataaatcagatgtcAGAAGGTGGCAAATATTAATGTGGTTTCGGAATAAAATGCACACATCAACCCCAGAAGAAAAGTGAACAATCTTGTGAAGATGTTCAGTGAAGCTGGTTACAGAGGCTTACTATCCACAGTGAAATGAGTCCTGTACCAGCGAGGCCTGAAATGCCATTTAGAGAGGGGGAAGTCATTACTCCAAAATCGActgaaaaacacaggaaaggCAGACATGAATTTTTGGAGACGTTTCTTTTGTTcggatgaaaataaaactgatgtgtTTGGCCATAACTATTATCGTCATGTAGCACAAGAAGGCTGTGGAGATACTAAATATGTTTGACCCCAAGTCACACCAGTTTAAAACACAATTCTACAAAAGTACTAGGAATTTCAACTTAAACTCCTCTTATTTGTATTGCATTTAATTAACAGAAGTGAGGAGTGGGTGGGATCGGTGCCTatatctccagtggtcattcAGCTAGAGGTGGGGTACATTCTGCACAGACAACCTTACACGGGCCTCATCATACCTGCGGACAATTCAGAGTGATCAGTTGATGTAACAGGTACgtgtttggactgtgggaagaagccaAAGTACttggagaaaacccacgcatCCACTCAGAGAACATGCAAGTTAGCATGCAGAACAAAGCAGGACCTTTtagctgcaaggcaacaatgaaacagaaataacattGTCCTATAAACtcatgaaaaactttaaaagtttagtttgatttaatgtcagcctttaagaaaaaaagactatGTGTCTCTTTATGCATCGCATTCAAATATCTTAAGATATAGAATCAATTTTTTCAGCGTTATGGGGAGAGAAAACTCGCGTGGCACAATTTTacagaattaaaacatttaactgttaaGATGCGCTCAGTCTATCAATCCACGTGTTTTCTCTATCTGCCTGATTTAGCTCAGGTTCATGGGTGTGTTGGAGTCTGTTAAATTGTTAATAGTCTACCCTCTACATGCTTCCCCCcatgtttttccatttcttcatttaaagaaaattgtacATACAGAGCCGTGTTATTTGAAAGATGTATTTTGCATGTaggaaacacacaaaagaaacacaaaaagccCACTTTTTGTCAGTAGGACTAAATGTTGTGTTATTATAGGAAACTGCTTAAAACGCCAAGATCGACCTGACGGGtttctgagtgtttttctgCCTGAAATGCGGCAGTGAAGAAGTGCCACATAGTATGTGCAAGGCCATTGTGAGTCCGACATTTGCAAGGCATCACAGCATCAGACAGACATCGAAACTAGATAGGGAAGAAATAAGGTTTTCTGTAGCGCTGGTTGTATGACTTAAGTGAgtatatgtgtttttattttacaatcagCGTGTTAGAATcagtggtaaaaaaataaaagagggagaaaaagttATTACATAAAGATGAAAAGACAGGAGGCTCAAAAGCCTTGCTTATATAACTTCCGTCACCAGCAGATACTTGAAGGTTATGTTACCCAAGTAGAGAAATTGGCCTGATAAGACAATTAGTGTTCTGCTTAATTCATTTACTGTGGATGTAATGTGTCTGATTGCATGGGAAACGTGGTTAAGCTGGGGATTTGTGTAAAGCCCACTTGCATTTGGTAGCAACTTCAGGGAAACATTGGGAAATGTGAGTCACTGCTATTATTATCACGGATATTAAAGATATATGAGATATCAAGCTGAATCCCAGGGAGAAGCAACATGACGAAGAAAGGAGTGGGAGGATTTGTAGGGgtctatgtttaaaaaaaaacaacaaaaaaacagaagaagttaGTGTGTGGGGTACTAAAACGTTTCTGCTTCTCCCGCAGGTGTACATCATctctgaggttttatttttaaaaaatggagtCAGCTCACCTTCTGAGTGGCTCCAAGAAGAGAGTGAAGATCCACCCTCACACAGTCACAGCCAAGTATGCCACGCAGACCCCCTACAGTCCCCAACCTGGAATACACACCCATTTCCCCCAACCAGGTGACGAGGGCTATGACGATGCCCCATCATTCGAGGAATTTGGCTCATTCTTGGAGGAGACATCCGACAGGAAACGGCTCACGGAGAGCAAGAGGTGGCCCTTGAAGTTGTTTGGCTCCAAAGACAAGGACACAGCTCATAAACTTCAAGCCACTGGGGGAGCAGAGGGGAGTGAGCTGGGAGCCAAAGCAGTGAAGGGATCTGGGAAAGGGGTTGGAGAACAGCTGGCCAGTTTCGGTGAAGCGTCTGTGTCTGCGTCTCGGCTCACCTGGTTGGGGCTGCTCGGTGCGGCGCTTGCACACGGCTGCCTGATTGCCCTGACCCGCCTGGCCTCTGAACGCTTTGGCCTTGGACCCCTGTTTCTTCTCTTGGTGAGGTCTGTCATCCAGCTTCTGTCAGTAGCAGTCCCACTGCACAGGGCGGAGAACCCGTTTGGGCCAGAAGGATATCGGCTACGTCTGCTCTGTTACGGCATTGCGTACTCACTCTCCCTCTGTTGTGCATACTCCTCCTTAACTTTCGCCTCCTCTGAAAATGGTTCAACAACTTGGCGACTGGCAACCACCGCTCTGTCAGCAACCCTTGCCTTCCTACTTCTGGAGGAAAAGCTGGGACTGGCTGATGGGATAACTTTAGCCGCTGGCCTGTGCGGATTGGGTCTTGTGTTGCTTCCCACGGCAGATGAGAGCTATGAAGACGCACCAGTCGACCCGGTCACATTCTGGAGAGGCGCCTTCGGATGGTCTCTTTCGGCACTAGCGGGATTGTGGATGGCCCTGGCGCTGGTTGGGTATCGCTCACTGAAAGACAGAGTGGGAGTTGGCACTGCCTTGTTCACTGTGAGTTGGACTGGTTGCCTGCTCACCCCAGCTACTATGATCCTGCTCCAGGAGGGCTGGTCTTGGCCTATGAGTTTACCAGCATGGGGCCTTGTCCTGGGCTTAGTTGCCTGCTCTATAGCGGCCTTCCTGGGAATGACACATGCTCTCACCCGACTCCACCCAGCTCTGGTCTCCGCCTCGCAGAGCTTGGAGGTGCCTGTAGCCATGTTCCTGCATTTGGCCCTACTCCCTCTGGCTCCCACCGCTCCGGAAGTTGTGGGGAACGTGATGATCGTGCTGAGCGTCGGGTGGCTGGTGGCAATGAAGTTGCTGCCCTCTCGAGGTGCGGGACGGCGCCAGAGGGAGGAGTATGAGGAGATTCTGGACTCACCTATCAAATAGACAGACGCATTCTCTCTTCCCCTCACCCACACGTTCTCCTTCAGGAGGGTGGTTCCAATGTACATAAGAGACTGCTAGATGTTCATCAGAGCTTGATCtattttgtattgttgtttttgcttaGAAGAAAGTGCCAATATTGTGTTGTCTGTCAAGTGACTacataatgtgaaaataaaatctctctGAGAGTATTGTTGTCTTTTAATCAGCCTCCAGAGGTTTTCTGTCCCATGCACATAGATGAAGAAAGTATGCACTCATTCCCACACCATCACACCACCATGTTCGCCAAAGATTGGTGCCTTTGATTTGACCATTGTTTGATGACAAGAGGTTGAAAAAAGCAAGAGATGTCAAACGGATATTACCAGGACAACATAGATAAGAGCATCCAATGTGATCGGCTTATAGATAAGAAACTAGGAAGGATGAGAAGGTGTTATAGATGACATAAAATAGATGAAAGAAATCGGGCAGATCAAAAGGAAGTCaggttggaaaacaaaaaaaaagttgactgATTATTGTCTCTGTGTGGCCAGCTGGCTCATAAAGTAGTTGTTTTATGCATGGAGAACAGttattatctcttttttttttttacccaccaCATGAGTGCTGTTCTCTGGGTTTCTCCTCTTCTATTTTCCCCATCATTAGCCTCCTACTCTCATGGCTCCATCTTCCGcatgctggtaaaaaaaaaaccaaaaaaacacgAACAACACACAACAAAGGAGCCATTCTTAAAATCCCCCACCACATGCACTGCACAGATGGAGACCTTTAACGGAAGTCAAGTATCACCACGTTGAACAGATCATTGTGTCTGCATAATGTAAATTGTTGCTGCAAATATCCAGGGAAATTGTGAAACAGGTGTGCTGTAAGGTCTGGCAGCGACACAATGCTCCACCACTTCACACCTTTGAGTCTTGTTGGAGGTGATGTTTACGGGGGAATAGgccagaagaaaaacattgctgTTAGTGGTTTTTAACTCGCCTGTAATATTCTAGATGCAGGTACAAAAAGAGGGGCGGGAAGAAAAGTACCCTGGTTGTAATGTTGTCATCAGTGAAAATGCGTCATTTTAAAGATACTTTGAAAGTATATCTGCTCAACGATATACTTTGGGATTTCCGAGGTTTCTCTTTGTTGGGTTCGTtcatgtttagtttagtgaCTGTTTCACTTATCCCTGTGCTCGTGTAGTTGTTTTGTCCAGTGTTCATTTGTGGTTTTCACacgttttctgtttatttgggtGCACAGCATTGGTTGGCCAGCGGTGGAGCTGGTGCAGTGGGTAGGCGTTGTTTGCACAACCTTTTTGAATGACTCCAGATGACCTGCTCATTTCCACCGATGAGAGTGGTGTACGCCCACCTCAATCGATGTTAACATAACAGATCTTTGGGTCCcaagattaaaaagaaatttgtcttAAATGTCGAATGATGCCAAAGAATTGGCTGAGCATGATAAATTATAGACTAGCGTGTGATCCctgctgatttattttctgagtCGTGTAAATTGACAATGACAGCAGTCgatgacataaaaatgaaacactgcTCCGACACATCATCGGCAATTTTTCTCTGTCAGCAAACCCAACCATGCATTTAGGAAATAATCTCCTCATTGGCACATTTTACCATGTGATCTGCTGGCTGGTGTTAAGGGACAAACATTTATAACCCTTCTCCCTCCAAGCTTCAGTTTATGATTGACTGCGGTTGCATCTTATTCAGTTAATCAGACTCACCAGTTCATTGTTGAACCAACCAGTACTCCTAGTATTTACACtcatttttgttcattcttcGCTTGATTCATTTGTTGGTTTCCATGGTCActgtgcctgttttttttttgaagatttctttaaattttcacTTGTCTCATAGTCCTGCCTGTTCCCATGCCTGTTTCTAGATCCCGACAGAGTTCAAATttcacttgcagagcacaaatCCTCTCTGTTTAGTATAAGTCCAGATTAGCCGTTTCTGGAAGGTCAATTTGAGTTTTTGCAAATACAATTTTAAGAACTTTCAGACAATCACCACGCTTGTATCGTAGCGTTAGTACACCAGTCGATAATTATTAATGCAGAAAATGCTGGCGGGAGGCAGCGTGGCGCCGACAATCTTCCTTTGTAAAATATACGAGACacctgaaataaatcaaatgtggAGCACAAAACAGATGTTGACAGCTGTGCtgatgaaatgaataaaaataaccattaataaacaaacaagaaaaatgacTGAGAAATGTGGGTTTCTCAGAACACGTTTCACCCAAAAAGACCACTGATGGTTCATCACCTCCAACCTCcttctgtgaaaatattcattGATTTATCTGTAGATACTTGTCCAATATGATGGTGTCATGTCTAATATTTAGGAAGgaaggaagtttttttttaagattgtaGAAATCTGGTTTGTTCTAGACCTCTCTCAGACTAGCCATTAGCTTCTGCTGCTTCGGTTGAGGCCCCCCTCGGACCACCCAATGGCTTTAACCTCCAGCTTGCTTGGATCTTTACAAACAGAAGATCCCAGTTGAGTAAACTACTGCAGCTGACAGAACCCCACGTCAAAGACCCCGAACTAACCGCCTTTCTGGACTTACACCCTATTAACGTTGTGGAAGTATgccaattttttaaatccaattttttgtttcccctgtgaaacaaaatcaaaatacattttgatgttGTGTTTCTTACAAACTACATAAACTATTACTGATCCAGTGAcaggagacaaaacaaaatatacaaggAAAGTACCTCCAGAAGCCTGACTTTGGTTTCAATAAACAAGCCCgcaggcatgtgtgtgtgtgtgtgtgcgtgtgtgtgtgtgtgtgtgtgtgtgtgtgtgtgtgtgtgtgtgtgtgtgtgtgtgtgggtgagtaggtgtgtgtgtgtgtgtgtgtgtgtgtgtactagTGTGAGGCTGGAGGAGGGATGGGCGTCAATGTGTAACCTACTGCAAGCGGCGGCCTCTTTGCATTAAAGCAACTAACGAGCTGGAGAAACACGCCTTAAATTACACACGGACCAAAACCTCGTCTCCTTGCGGTTGAGTGTATTAGCGGTCAACACAACAACAAACGGTGCAATCAGACAAATGAAAAACGCGAGTGCGTGAGCTGTTGTTGGAAATTAGACGGGAAGAAGGGAGGAAACATTTTCCACGAGGGCgatttactttttaattgatttttttattcattacagCAAGCCCACACGATTCTTAATGGCGCATCAGAGTTGTACTCAGCAGAAAAATACAAGCTCATgtgtaacaaaaacaacctcttagacgtataaatatatatataaaaacaaaaagtaagcaaaatgccagttttttttttttttttgctgtgcatATAGTTATTTTGCAGGCAGTTCATGTGTCTCCTCTGCCCTTGCTCAGAGTTCCCACCTGCTCGATGGCCGTGCTCAGCTGCAGGTAAACCCTCTGCACGTCTCTCGCTATGACGACCAGAGAGCCTCTTATCATATCCAGGTCCACCTGTGAGGACAAATCCTGCCCCTCCAGCTCGGACGGGAATGAATTCGCCCCCGAGCTAAACGCTCTGCCCGAGCCTCCGGGCCTCTGAGTCGGCTGGTGTTCGCTGCCGCCGCTCCTGCTTTCTGACGCGGCCTCCTCGAGACGACTCAGCCGAGCCGCATCCTCGTGTCTGCCGCGCAGGATCGCCTGCAAGGTGGCGTTTATTCTCCTCTCCATCTCTGCCCCGTCCCGGCGGAGCTCTGCCAGGCCGCGGTGCAGCCCGAGAGCCTCGCGTTCCGCCTGCGCCCTGCACGCTGACCCCTGACCCGGCGAGCTCTGCTGCGACGCCCCCCTGAGGAGCTTGTCCAGCTGGCTCCTCAGAGGCGCCATTCCTCCGCAGCACCGCTCCGCCGACTCCAGCAGCATGTTCTGCCTCATGTGGGAGTCCTCCAGAGCGATGAAAAGCTTGTCCCAGTGGGAGAGGCCTGCATGGTACGGTGTGTTTGATGACTCTGGAAAACACAGGAGGATTTAATTGTACAGACCCGTAAAGGTTCTATGATACCATGTGCCAAAATGAACATGTATTAGTAGATTAAGATGCATCATAGAAGAGGGGAGGTAGATTTAAAGAGAAACTTCGTATTAGAAAAGGTGTTGTTTCCTTGGTGAGCTCCCAAACCTACCACCCATCGCCACGTATTTGCTGGAGAACATGGACGGAACACTTTGTGAGCAGGAATTTGCTTCTGAAAGTGTTGATTTCCTCGAAATTTCTCGTATTTCGTCTGATCTCAACCACAAACCTTAACGTTATCTTTGGGATTTTTCTGTGATAGGTCATCATTAACCAGAGTGGAAGGTCATGGCTGATCTTTCCTCCTTCCACGTCAGGGCTTGTATGGGTATCTTGGGTCAGGAAAAGGGCAGGTAGCAtatctgcagaccccacacatcctggataCAAACTGTTTAGGCTTTTACCTTCGGGGCACCgctttagaaaaaacaaacaaaacaacaacaacaacaaacaaccaCTGCACAAACAGGTTGTCTCTCTGATAAACACTTAACGGTCAGAGTGCCCAAATAAATACCACACATATTTCCACTGATTAAACCTGGTCTttctatttagaaaaaaacacaatatatgtaaatatttacaagagagagaaaatatatatatatatatatatatatatatatatatatatatatatgaattttatttatgtagcacattttcaccaccaaggcaattcaaagtgctttacatgaattaaaatgaaatgcaaacaaaataacaaaccaaaggaaagagcaaaagaagaaagaaaaaaaagaatctaataatgttgatccagagtatataaactagatactcctattcagggttgctagatattctctggactttctaagtagGCTCCacatttgtaaaagtaatgagtactccacagtaCTCCACATATGCCTAATTTGAACATATTAGTGCAAAGTCTAAAACGTAACACCACTGAGCAGACCTTAGATGAATGAAGTTATCTTGAAGTttattgaaaagttgaaaagaagcaaagaaaactttgcagttaatcttttttaaaaaaacccaacaaaaacataatagtACACATTCAGAAATCAACTAAAGtatttggattttaattaaatccaaATCAGTGACAACATGTTGTCAAGGAGACATGATAATCCTGAAGTCTGTCGAGTCAAAACCGCCAGCAGgggaaataatcaaagcaaaactcacCCTGCTGTTGGTCCAGAGAAATCTCGTTGCCGTAGCTCTCTGCAAAGCCGTCATCGTCCTCAATCTCAGTCACACATAAAGACGAACCAGCAGCGCTGAGCACACAGAGCACACCCCACACCTTAAACACATGCATGACAGGGCTCTACCTCCTCTTGTTCTACTGtgttagttatttttttctgtgaattttgtTTAGATTTACTCGCGCTGctcttgttttctcatttaGTCCCCCTTCCCTTTGCGTAAAGCTCTGCTCAGTGAGCTAAACGTTGCCGTTTCTGACTTATAAACTTAGCAAGAGGGAGGAAGGAGGGGGAACCCTGAGGAGGGTGTGTGGAGAGTGGGTGAGTAACGCTTCCATGGAGGTAAAGTCAAAAGTCACGCTGGCATGGAAATGTGGGCATTATGGAGAATAAGAGCTGAGGGTGGACACGAGAGGGCACATAGGCAACCCGGGGTAAACTAAACGAGACGGAGGGAAGTAAAGCAGGAAGAACAAttccaactttttatttttgcaaacgAAAACAGAaagattagcaaaaaaaaaaaaggtaacttGTTTCTCCAGACAGCAAGTAATATTGCTTTGGAAGAACTCCCGCCAAGTTCATGATCTGAATCGAATCTGTGAATGGAGCTAAAAAtgagggtgatggcaaggaggtcTTCATCAGCAAAGCTAGGCTGCTAAATTATAGGTAGGGTTTAGTTTCTGAAtagtcaataaaaatattttctgctgatTGCTTAGAAGAGCATTAATAATTTTCATGCAgtctttcaaaagaaaatgtaaatccGACCAAATGTAGATGTAAAGGTGGGATTTACATTTGcaactctcttttttttctctgctatTAAAGTTGCCTTCAAGAGACGCCCGTTTCGTCTCCAGTCGGTAACAAGCTGCTTTGTAAAgtgagaaataatttttaatataaatgcagTCGGGGGTTTGATAACTTTTGGTTTGACTGTGTGAGTTTTGCTCAAATAAATTTCTAACCGAACTCCAAACTTtgtttgtaaatgaataaataaatgaaccaacaaataaataaatctgaagttAACTTTACTAACTCGGTGTCAGCAATGAATCGTTACTGTTATTCATTTTCTGTCTAGTTTTGAAGTGTTGCTGTCGTTCTCTTTGAATAACccactttatttaaaagtgcTAAAACAACTCTGCTATTATCATGCCTCAATTGGGGTAGTTGTCTTTATTTCAAATTGATAAAAATCTATCTTAATTTCAATCTAAAGACACAGCAAAGTagataaaggggaaaaaaaactatgtaaACTACTCCTGCTGTTCTGGGTACATACAATGCGCTGTgaaaaactgaactgatttaaaatgtatcttatttttctcgtgcaaaaaaaaagcttctccaACAAGAAGTAAGAATTCACATTCAGCTCTTTCTGTGTCTTCGAAGCTCCTCAAATAGAAAACCACAGCACGTCATC
Proteins encoded:
- the slc35g2a gene encoding solute carrier family 35 member G2a, giving the protein MESAHLLSGSKKRVKIHPHTVTAKYATQTPYSPQPGIHTHFPQPGDEGYDDAPSFEEFGSFLEETSDRKRLTESKRWPLKLFGSKDKDTAHKLQATGGAEGSELGAKAVKGSGKGVGEQLASFGEASVSASRLTWLGLLGAALAHGCLIALTRLASERFGLGPLFLLLVRSVIQLLSVAVPLHRAENPFGPEGYRLRLLCYGIAYSLSLCCAYSSLTFASSENGSTTWRLATTALSATLAFLLLEEKLGLADGITLAAGLCGLGLVLLPTADESYEDAPVDPVTFWRGAFGWSLSALAGLWMALALVGYRSLKDRVGVGTALFTVSWTGCLLTPATMILLQEGWSWPMSLPAWGLVLGLVACSIAAFLGMTHALTRLHPALVSASQSLEVPVAMFLHLALLPLAPTAPEVVGNVMIVLSVGWLVAMKLLPSRGAGRRQREEYEEILDSPIK
- the LOC114133913 gene encoding uncharacterized protein LOC114133913, producing the protein MHVFKVWGVLCVLSAAGSSLCVTEIEDDDGFAESYGNEISLDQQQESSNTPYHAGLSHWDKLFIALEDSHMRQNMLLESAERCCGGMAPLRSQLDKLLRGASQQSSPGQGSACRAQAEREALGLHRGLAELRRDGAEMERRINATLQAILRGRHEDAARLSRLEEAASESRSGGSEHQPTQRPGGSGRAFSSGANSFPSELEGQDLSSQVDLDMIRGSLVVIARDVQRVYLQLSTAIEQVGTLSKGRGDT